One window from the genome of Coturnix japonica isolate 7356 chromosome 21, Coturnix japonica 2.1, whole genome shotgun sequence encodes:
- the ESPN gene encoding espin isoform X3: MALERALQAARQGDVEALRGLRAAGLLRPGLRDALGASPAHHAARAGRLACLRYLAAEAALRGDARARNGATPAHDAAATGNLACLQWLLTQGGCGVQDADNSGATILHLAARFGHHEVIEWLLRFGGSDPTAATDTGALPVHYAAAKGDFASLRLLLGHCPSTLSAQTKTGATPLYLACQEGHLEIIQYLVKDCGADPHVRANDGMTPLHAAAQMGHNTVIVWLMSFTTVSLSERDDDGATAMHFAASRGHAKVLSWLLLHGGEITADGWGGTPLHDAAENGELECCQILVVNGADLSIRDQDGYTAADLADYNGHVHCAKYLRTVENMSVEHRVLSRDPSADGECRQPDSGMSSPNTTASAPQARFEVGSPASTLSNYDSCNSSQSSTGEKRGGPHAAPAARVPEPALTDMQAYMDMLNPETRPQGRGLASEGSPPPPPSFPPPPPPPATRPPPPPPAYPAPAPPAAPDTADIYVRAKNNLRHVESQALRRELVSREGSPEGLRRADSTRRSRNFSKQPSTGDYYKHLGPSAAELPGPRRMAHSEESSVLPADTMHNGGPADSKPGTELPPPPPPPPLPDAACPPPPPPPPPAGPRRSSSSTGKGKALRQMKSTKSFNMMSPTGDNSELLAEIKAGKSLKPTPQSKGFTTVFSGSGQAGANADSPASSPSPTRTPTPPATPEAGGPPRCVAGGSPEPVLNGSSPVPGPGAVAPPDVEALVPSHDEQGRPIPEWKRQVMVRKLQLRMQEEEEQRRKEKEEEARLASMPAWRRDILRKKLEEEREQKRKEQEKQKREEEEKEKEQSEKLRTLGYDETKLAPWQRQIILKKGDIAKH; the protein is encoded by the exons ATGGCGCTGGAACGGGCGCTGCAGGCGGCGCGGCAGGGAGACGTGGAGGCGCtgcgggggctgcgggcggcggggcTGCTCCGGCCGGGGCTGCGGGACGCGCTCGGAGCCTCTCCCGCTCATCACGCCGCCCGCGCCGGCCGCCTCGCCTGTCTCCGGTACCTGGCGGCCGAGGCCGCCCTCCGCGGCGACGCGCGGGCTCGCAACGGGGCCACGCCGGCCCACGACGCCGCCGCCACCGGCAACCTCGCCTGTCTCCAGTGGCTGCTCACGCAGGGGGGCTGCGGCGTGCAG GACGCAGACAACTCCGGTGCCACTATCCTACATCTCGCAGCCCGATTCGGTCACCACGAGGTGATCGAGTGGCTCCTCCGCTTCGGAGGCAGCGACCCCACGGCAGCCACAGACACGGGAGCGCTGCCGGTCCACTACGCTGCGGCCAAAGGGGATTTCGCTTCCCTGCGACTTCTCTTAGGACACTGCCCAAG cacGCTCAGTGCCCAGACCAAGACCGGTGCCACCCCTCTGTACCTCGCCTGCCAGGAGGGCCACCTCGAGATCATCCAATACTTGGTGAAGGACTGCGGGGCCGACCCCCACGTACGCGCCAATGACGGCATGACCCCACTGCACGCTGCGGCCCAGATGGGCCACAACACCGTCATCGTCTGGCTG atgAGCTTCACGACGGTGAGCCTGTCAGAGCGGGACGATGATGGAGCCACAGCCATGCACTTTGCTGCCAGCCGCGGCCACGCCAAGGtgctgagctggctgctgctgcatggaggTGAGATCACGGCGGATGGATGGGGCGGCACACCACTGCACGACGCTGCTGAGAACGGCGAGCTGGAG tgctgccagaTCCTGGTGGTGAACGGCGCTGACCTCAGCATCCGCGACCAGGATGGCTACACAGCGGCCGACCTCGCCGACTACAACGGCCACGTTCACTGCGCCAAGTACCTGCGCACCGTGGAGAACATG agtgtGGAGCACCGCGTGCTGTCGCGAGACCCCTCAGCAGATGGGGAGTGCCGTCAGCCTGACTCGGGCATGTCATCGCCCAACACCACGGCATCGGCACCCCAGGCGCGCTTTGAGGTTGGCTCTCCTGCCAGCACCCTCTCCAACTATGACTCCTGCAACTCCAGCCAGTCCAGCACTGGGGAGAAGAGGGGTGGCCCCCACGCAGCCCCTGCAGCCC GGGTCCCTGAGCCAGCACTCACGGACATGCAGGCTTACATGGACATGCTGAACCCCGAGACGCGGCCACAGGGCAGAGGGTTGGCGAGCGAGGGCTCCCCACCGCCACCCCCCAGCTTCCCCCCACCGCCACCCCCTCCTGCCACCcgccctccccccccacccccagcctaCCCTGCGCCCGCACCACCCGCTGCCCCCGACACCGCCGACATCTACGTGCGGGCCAAGAACAACCTGCGGCACGTGGAGAGCCAGGCACTGCGCAGAGAG CTGGTGTCACGCGAGGGCAGCCCCGAGGGCCTGCGCCGGGCCGACTCCACGCGGCGGTCGCGGAACTTCAGCAAGCAGCCGAGCACAGGTGACTACTACAAGCACCTGGGGCCCAGCGCGGCAGAGCTGCCCGGCCCACGCAGGATGGCACACAGCGAGGAG AGCTCCGTGCTGCCCGCGGACACCATGCACAATGGGGGCCCGGCAGACAGCAAGCCCGGCACTGAGCTGCCACCTCCACCGCCACCTCCGCCACTGCCCGATGCCGCCTGCCCACCACCCCCACCGCCTCCGCCACCCGCCGGGCCCCgccgctcctcctcctccacgGGAA AAGGAAAGGCTTTGAGACAGATGAAGA GCACCAAGTCGTTCAACATGATGTCCCCCACTGGCGACAACTCGGAGCTCCTGGCTGAAATCAAGGCTGGGAAGAGCCTGAAGCCGACGCCGCAGAGCAAAGGTTTCACCACCGTCTTCTCCGGCAGTGGCCAGGCAGGGGCCAAT GCTGACTCGCCAGCATCCTCCCCATcacccaccaggacccccaccccaccagCCACCCCTGAGGCCGGGGGGCCACCGCGCTGTGTGGCGGGGGGCTCGCCAGAGCCAGTGCTTAATGGGAGCTCGCCAGTGCCAGGGCCAGGGGCTGTGGCCCCCCCAGATGTGGAGGCTCTGGTGCCAAGCCACGATGAGCAGGGCCGGCCCATCCCCGAGTGGAAGCGGCAGGTGATGGTGCGCAAACTGCAGCTCCGcatgcaggaggaagaggagcagcgGCGCAAG gagaaggaggaggaggcacGCCTGGCCAGCATGCCGGCCTGGAGGAGGGACATCCTGCGCaagaagctggaggaggagag GGAGCAGAAGCG GAAAGagcaagagaagcagaagcgagaggaggaggagaaggagaaggagcagTCAGAAAAGCTAAGGACTCTTGGGTACGATGAGACAAAGCTGGCGCCCTGGCAGAGGCAGATCATCCTCAAGAAAGGGGACATAGCGAAGCACTAG
- the ESPN gene encoding espin isoform X4, with protein sequence MALERALQAARQGDVEALRGLRAAGLLRPGLRDALGASPAHHAARAGRLACLRYLAAEAALRGDARARNGATPAHDAAATGNLACLQWLLTQGGCGVQDADNSGATILHLAARFGHHEVIEWLLRFGGSDPTAATDTGALPVHYAAAKGDFASLRLLLGHCPSTLSAQTKTGATPLYLACQEGHLEIIQYLVKDCGADPHVRANDGMTPLHAAAQMGHNTVIVWLMSFTTVSLSERDDDGATAMHFAASRGHAKVLSWLLLHGGEITADGWGGTPLHDAAENGELECCQILVVNGADLSIRDQDGYTAADLADYNGHVHCAKYLRTVENMSVEHRVLSRDPSADGECRQPDSGMSSPNTTASAPQARFEVGSPASTLSNYDSCNSSQSSTGEKRGGPHAAPAARVPEPALTDMQAYMDMLNPETRPQGRGLASEGSPPPPPSFPPPPPPPATRPPPPPPAYPAPAPPAAPDTADIYVRAKNNLRHVESQALRRELVSREGSPEGLRRADSTRRSRNFSKQPSTGDYYKHLGPSAAELPGPRRMAHSEESSVLPADTMHNGGPADSKPGTELPPPPPPPPLPDAACPPPPPPPPPAGPRRSSSSTGSTKSFNMMSPTGDNSELLAEIKAGKSLKPTPQSKGFTTVFSGSGQAGANADSPASSPSPTRTPTPPATPEAGGPPRCVAGGSPEPVLNGSSPVPGPGAVAPPDVEALVPSHDEQGRPIPEWKRQVMVRKLQLRMQEEEEQRRKEKEEEARLASMPAWRRDILRKKLEEEREQKRKEQEKQKREEEEKEKEQSEKLRTLGYDETKLAPWQRQIILKKGDIAKH encoded by the exons ATGGCGCTGGAACGGGCGCTGCAGGCGGCGCGGCAGGGAGACGTGGAGGCGCtgcgggggctgcgggcggcggggcTGCTCCGGCCGGGGCTGCGGGACGCGCTCGGAGCCTCTCCCGCTCATCACGCCGCCCGCGCCGGCCGCCTCGCCTGTCTCCGGTACCTGGCGGCCGAGGCCGCCCTCCGCGGCGACGCGCGGGCTCGCAACGGGGCCACGCCGGCCCACGACGCCGCCGCCACCGGCAACCTCGCCTGTCTCCAGTGGCTGCTCACGCAGGGGGGCTGCGGCGTGCAG GACGCAGACAACTCCGGTGCCACTATCCTACATCTCGCAGCCCGATTCGGTCACCACGAGGTGATCGAGTGGCTCCTCCGCTTCGGAGGCAGCGACCCCACGGCAGCCACAGACACGGGAGCGCTGCCGGTCCACTACGCTGCGGCCAAAGGGGATTTCGCTTCCCTGCGACTTCTCTTAGGACACTGCCCAAG cacGCTCAGTGCCCAGACCAAGACCGGTGCCACCCCTCTGTACCTCGCCTGCCAGGAGGGCCACCTCGAGATCATCCAATACTTGGTGAAGGACTGCGGGGCCGACCCCCACGTACGCGCCAATGACGGCATGACCCCACTGCACGCTGCGGCCCAGATGGGCCACAACACCGTCATCGTCTGGCTG atgAGCTTCACGACGGTGAGCCTGTCAGAGCGGGACGATGATGGAGCCACAGCCATGCACTTTGCTGCCAGCCGCGGCCACGCCAAGGtgctgagctggctgctgctgcatggaggTGAGATCACGGCGGATGGATGGGGCGGCACACCACTGCACGACGCTGCTGAGAACGGCGAGCTGGAG tgctgccagaTCCTGGTGGTGAACGGCGCTGACCTCAGCATCCGCGACCAGGATGGCTACACAGCGGCCGACCTCGCCGACTACAACGGCCACGTTCACTGCGCCAAGTACCTGCGCACCGTGGAGAACATG agtgtGGAGCACCGCGTGCTGTCGCGAGACCCCTCAGCAGATGGGGAGTGCCGTCAGCCTGACTCGGGCATGTCATCGCCCAACACCACGGCATCGGCACCCCAGGCGCGCTTTGAGGTTGGCTCTCCTGCCAGCACCCTCTCCAACTATGACTCCTGCAACTCCAGCCAGTCCAGCACTGGGGAGAAGAGGGGTGGCCCCCACGCAGCCCCTGCAGCCC GGGTCCCTGAGCCAGCACTCACGGACATGCAGGCTTACATGGACATGCTGAACCCCGAGACGCGGCCACAGGGCAGAGGGTTGGCGAGCGAGGGCTCCCCACCGCCACCCCCCAGCTTCCCCCCACCGCCACCCCCTCCTGCCACCcgccctccccccccacccccagcctaCCCTGCGCCCGCACCACCCGCTGCCCCCGACACCGCCGACATCTACGTGCGGGCCAAGAACAACCTGCGGCACGTGGAGAGCCAGGCACTGCGCAGAGAG CTGGTGTCACGCGAGGGCAGCCCCGAGGGCCTGCGCCGGGCCGACTCCACGCGGCGGTCGCGGAACTTCAGCAAGCAGCCGAGCACAGGTGACTACTACAAGCACCTGGGGCCCAGCGCGGCAGAGCTGCCCGGCCCACGCAGGATGGCACACAGCGAGGAG AGCTCCGTGCTGCCCGCGGACACCATGCACAATGGGGGCCCGGCAGACAGCAAGCCCGGCACTGAGCTGCCACCTCCACCGCCACCTCCGCCACTGCCCGATGCCGCCTGCCCACCACCCCCACCGCCTCCGCCACCCGCCGGGCCCCgccgctcctcctcctccacgGGAA GCACCAAGTCGTTCAACATGATGTCCCCCACTGGCGACAACTCGGAGCTCCTGGCTGAAATCAAGGCTGGGAAGAGCCTGAAGCCGACGCCGCAGAGCAAAGGTTTCACCACCGTCTTCTCCGGCAGTGGCCAGGCAGGGGCCAAT GCTGACTCGCCAGCATCCTCCCCATcacccaccaggacccccaccccaccagCCACCCCTGAGGCCGGGGGGCCACCGCGCTGTGTGGCGGGGGGCTCGCCAGAGCCAGTGCTTAATGGGAGCTCGCCAGTGCCAGGGCCAGGGGCTGTGGCCCCCCCAGATGTGGAGGCTCTGGTGCCAAGCCACGATGAGCAGGGCCGGCCCATCCCCGAGTGGAAGCGGCAGGTGATGGTGCGCAAACTGCAGCTCCGcatgcaggaggaagaggagcagcgGCGCAAG gagaaggaggaggaggcacGCCTGGCCAGCATGCCGGCCTGGAGGAGGGACATCCTGCGCaagaagctggaggaggagag GGAGCAGAAGCG GAAAGagcaagagaagcagaagcgagaggaggaggagaaggagaaggagcagTCAGAAAAGCTAAGGACTCTTGGGTACGATGAGACAAAGCTGGCGCCCTGGCAGAGGCAGATCATCCTCAAGAAAGGGGACATAGCGAAGCACTAG
- the ESPN gene encoding espin isoform X2: MALERALQAARQGDVEALRGLRAAGLLRPGLRDALGASPAHHAARAGRLACLRYLAAEAALRGDARARNGATPAHDAAATGNLACLQWLLTQGGCGVQDADNSGATILHLAARFGHHEVIEWLLRFGGSDPTAATDTGALPVHYAAAKGDFASLRLLLGHCPSTLSAQTKTGATPLYLACQEGHLEIIQYLVKDCGADPHVRANDGMTPLHAAAQMGHNTVIVWLMSFTTVSLSERDDDGATAMHFAASRGHAKVLSWLLLHGGEITADGWGGTPLHDAAENGELECCQILVVNGADLSIRDQDGYTAADLADYNGHVHCAKYLRTVENMSVEHRVLSRDPSADGECRQPDSGMSSPNTTASAPQARFEVGSPASTLSNYDSCNSSQSSTGEKRGGPHAAPAARVPEPALTDMQAYMDMLNPETRPQGRGLASEGSPPPPPSFPPPPPPPATRPPPPPPAYPAPAPPAAPDTADIYVRAKNNLRHVESQALRRELVSREGSPEGLRRADSTRRSRNFSKQPSTGDYYKHLGPSAAELPGPRRMAHSEESSVLPADTMHNGGPADSKPGTELPPPPPPPPLPDAACPPPPPPPPPAGPRRSSSSTGSTKSFNMMSPTGDNSELLAEIKAGKSLKPTPQSKGFTTVFSGSGQAGANADSPASSPSPTRTPTPPATPEAGGPPRCVAGGSPEPVLNGSSPVPGPGAVAPPDVEALVPSHDEQGRPIPEWKRQVMVRKLQLRMQEEEEQRRKLEPGSVSSSPCWHYSAAHGGILGPFGQLMTEEDILRIERQIENLQVMHKVQTVETELEQLEEELQQLLPLSAALAPERFSLDPRRLQGRAEDLPAWCSKTSALLRSMAMLLAALGGRESPGAGGAVSSAVPQQSPPAAASTQQDARHEILRCGVSVRSLKANYEGLVGAPVPRARVTKRKRSLPAGALMDSCTREPVLEEDYGDEDVDGMLRRSRPVQTELSCLQERIDAHKERAVSLFMEHWKKWALVEAPGSRTHGDERLRRLWKQRQAVARLLARWRSVAHRVPGRQIQRLSRADVLYWPEHFLPHVRGSPMPYDSLSLDLFMLGYFQLLEMNLSPEERRFRHLLCYEMFDRLSTHSWECIRRFHRVALERIEAGQRCWLDGFEDLKQEFFGDSPSSTAAAVGSSPAPPCPAATAWGTQEPAQLVSELGEFSDEDICRYIDRSFSFWKEKEAEMFDI, translated from the exons ATGGCGCTGGAACGGGCGCTGCAGGCGGCGCGGCAGGGAGACGTGGAGGCGCtgcgggggctgcgggcggcggggcTGCTCCGGCCGGGGCTGCGGGACGCGCTCGGAGCCTCTCCCGCTCATCACGCCGCCCGCGCCGGCCGCCTCGCCTGTCTCCGGTACCTGGCGGCCGAGGCCGCCCTCCGCGGCGACGCGCGGGCTCGCAACGGGGCCACGCCGGCCCACGACGCCGCCGCCACCGGCAACCTCGCCTGTCTCCAGTGGCTGCTCACGCAGGGGGGCTGCGGCGTGCAG GACGCAGACAACTCCGGTGCCACTATCCTACATCTCGCAGCCCGATTCGGTCACCACGAGGTGATCGAGTGGCTCCTCCGCTTCGGAGGCAGCGACCCCACGGCAGCCACAGACACGGGAGCGCTGCCGGTCCACTACGCTGCGGCCAAAGGGGATTTCGCTTCCCTGCGACTTCTCTTAGGACACTGCCCAAG cacGCTCAGTGCCCAGACCAAGACCGGTGCCACCCCTCTGTACCTCGCCTGCCAGGAGGGCCACCTCGAGATCATCCAATACTTGGTGAAGGACTGCGGGGCCGACCCCCACGTACGCGCCAATGACGGCATGACCCCACTGCACGCTGCGGCCCAGATGGGCCACAACACCGTCATCGTCTGGCTG atgAGCTTCACGACGGTGAGCCTGTCAGAGCGGGACGATGATGGAGCCACAGCCATGCACTTTGCTGCCAGCCGCGGCCACGCCAAGGtgctgagctggctgctgctgcatggaggTGAGATCACGGCGGATGGATGGGGCGGCACACCACTGCACGACGCTGCTGAGAACGGCGAGCTGGAG tgctgccagaTCCTGGTGGTGAACGGCGCTGACCTCAGCATCCGCGACCAGGATGGCTACACAGCGGCCGACCTCGCCGACTACAACGGCCACGTTCACTGCGCCAAGTACCTGCGCACCGTGGAGAACATG agtgtGGAGCACCGCGTGCTGTCGCGAGACCCCTCAGCAGATGGGGAGTGCCGTCAGCCTGACTCGGGCATGTCATCGCCCAACACCACGGCATCGGCACCCCAGGCGCGCTTTGAGGTTGGCTCTCCTGCCAGCACCCTCTCCAACTATGACTCCTGCAACTCCAGCCAGTCCAGCACTGGGGAGAAGAGGGGTGGCCCCCACGCAGCCCCTGCAGCCC GGGTCCCTGAGCCAGCACTCACGGACATGCAGGCTTACATGGACATGCTGAACCCCGAGACGCGGCCACAGGGCAGAGGGTTGGCGAGCGAGGGCTCCCCACCGCCACCCCCCAGCTTCCCCCCACCGCCACCCCCTCCTGCCACCcgccctccccccccacccccagcctaCCCTGCGCCCGCACCACCCGCTGCCCCCGACACCGCCGACATCTACGTGCGGGCCAAGAACAACCTGCGGCACGTGGAGAGCCAGGCACTGCGCAGAGAG CTGGTGTCACGCGAGGGCAGCCCCGAGGGCCTGCGCCGGGCCGACTCCACGCGGCGGTCGCGGAACTTCAGCAAGCAGCCGAGCACAGGTGACTACTACAAGCACCTGGGGCCCAGCGCGGCAGAGCTGCCCGGCCCACGCAGGATGGCACACAGCGAGGAG AGCTCCGTGCTGCCCGCGGACACCATGCACAATGGGGGCCCGGCAGACAGCAAGCCCGGCACTGAGCTGCCACCTCCACCGCCACCTCCGCCACTGCCCGATGCCGCCTGCCCACCACCCCCACCGCCTCCGCCACCCGCCGGGCCCCgccgctcctcctcctccacgGGAA GCACCAAGTCGTTCAACATGATGTCCCCCACTGGCGACAACTCGGAGCTCCTGGCTGAAATCAAGGCTGGGAAGAGCCTGAAGCCGACGCCGCAGAGCAAAGGTTTCACCACCGTCTTCTCCGGCAGTGGCCAGGCAGGGGCCAAT GCTGACTCGCCAGCATCCTCCCCATcacccaccaggacccccaccccaccagCCACCCCTGAGGCCGGGGGGCCACCGCGCTGTGTGGCGGGGGGCTCGCCAGAGCCAGTGCTTAATGGGAGCTCGCCAGTGCCAGGGCCAGGGGCTGTGGCCCCCCCAGATGTGGAGGCTCTGGTGCCAAGCCACGATGAGCAGGGCCGGCCCATCCCCGAGTGGAAGCGGCAGGTGATGGTGCGCAAACTGCAGCTCCGcatgcaggaggaagaggagcagcgGCGCAAG CTGGAGCCTGGGAGCGTCTCGTCCTCCCCGTGCTGGCACTACTCCGCTGCCCATGGGGGCATTCTGGGACCCTTTGGGCAGCTCATGACGGAGGAGGACATTCTCCGCATTGAGAGGCAAATCGAAAACCTACAGGTGATGCATAAGGTGCAGACAGTGGagacagagctggagcagctggaggaggagctgcagcagctcctgccgcTCTCGGCCGCTCTGGCCCCCGAGCGCTTTTCCCTCGACCCCCGGCGCCTGCAGGGCCGTGCTGAGGACCTGCCTGCCTGGTGCAGCAAGACTTCTGCACTGCTGAGGAGCATGGCCATGCTGCTGGCTGCGCTGGGGGGCCGTGAGAGCCCTGGAGCAGGGGGAGCAGTGAGCAGCGCCGTGCCGCAGCAGTCcccccctgctgctgccagcacccagcaggaTGCCCGGCACGAGATCCTGCGCTGTGGTGTCTCGGTGCGTAGCCTGAAGGCCAACTATGAGGGGCTGGTGGGAGCCCCCGTGCCCCGCGCCAGGGTCACCAAGAGGAAGCGATCTTTGCCTGCTGGAGCACTGATGGACAGCTGCACCCGTGAGCCTGTCCTGGAGGAGGACTACGGGGATGAGGATGTGGATGGCATGCTGCGACGGAGCCGCCCGGTGCAGAcggagctgagctgcctgcaggaacGCATTGATGCGCACAAGGAGCGCGCTGTCTCCCTCTTCATGGAGCACTGGAAGAAATGGGCGCTGGTGGAGGCACCGGGCTCACGTACCCATGGGGACGAGCGGCTGCGGCGGCTCTGGAAGCAGCGTCAGGCAGTGGCGAGGCTGCTGGCACGCTGGAGGAGCGTGGCCCACCGTGTGCCAGGGCGGCAGATCCAGCGGCTGAGCCGTGCCGATGTGCTCTACTGGCCCGAGCACTTCTTGCCCCATGTGCGAGGCTCACCCATGCCCTACGACAGCCTCTCGCTTGACCTCTTCATGCTGGGCTACttccagctgctggagatgaaCCTCAGCCCTGAGGAGCGGCGATTCCGGCACCTGCTGTGCTATGAGATGTTCGACCGCctgagcacccacagctggGAGTGCATCCGACGCTTCCACCGCGTCGCACTGGAGCGGATCGAGGCTGGTCAGCGCTGCTGGCTCGATGGCTTTGAGGATCTCAAGCAGGAGTTCTTTGGGGACAGCCCCTCCAGCACAGCGGCAGCAGTGGGATCGAGCCCCGCgcccccctgcccagcagccacagcctggGGCACGCAGGAGCCAGCCCAGCTGGTCTCGGAGCTGGGAGAGTTCAGCGATGAAGACATCTGCCGCTACATCGACCGCAGCTTCTCCttctggaaggagaaggaggcaGAGATGTTCGATATCTGA